Proteins found in one Cydia pomonella isolate Wapato2018A unplaced genomic scaffold, ilCydPomo1 PGA_scaffold_72, whole genome shotgun sequence genomic segment:
- the LOC133534224 gene encoding uncharacterized protein LOC133534224 translates to MLQLCPFLDDVGLLRELSTLCTEVEAVLNSRPLTSLTCNPSDLSPFSPGHFLIGRPLTSLASPPAASGKGIKTRYQLLESLRDSFAKRWKNEYLSELQKRTKWRHPYRDLKEGAMVVFKEDNLPPMRWKLARVHRLYYGKDGIARVGDFRTIRGIERRALNKVCPLPDDNDEMLEEASAPASTNDPSASSNGPPACLRQQVTARGAGARGIKRLRTTPYHPQSNGLVERFHRSMKSSLKASLD, encoded by the exons ATGTTACAGCTGTGTCCGTTCCTTGATGACGTCGGCTTGCTGAGA GAGTTAAGTACCCTTTGCACGGAAGTTGAAGCGGTCCTTAACTCCCGACCCCTGACCTCTCTTACATGTAACCCCAGCGACCTTTCTCCATTCTCTCCAGGGCACTTCCTCATCGGGCGTCCTTTGACTTCGCTGGCGTCCCCTCCTGCTGCATCCGGAAAGGGCATAAAGACGCGCTATCAGCTGCTCGAGTCGCTGCGTGACAGTTTTGCTAAGAGGTGGAAAAACGAGTACCTCTCAGAGCTACAAAAACGAACAAAATGGAGGCATCCCTACAGAGATCTTAAGGAAGGCGCTATGGTAGTGTTCAAAGAGGATAACCTACCTCCCATGAGATGGAAACTAGCACGAGTCCATCGACTATACTACGGCAAGGACGGAATCGCCAGGGTTGGCGATTTTAGAACCATTAGAGGGATCGAACGACGGGCACTGAACAAGGTGTGCCCCCTCCCTGATGACAATGATGAGATGTTGGAAGAAGCTTCAGCGCCAGCCAGTACTAACGACCCTTCAGCTTCCTCCAACGGCCCCCCAGCATGTCTACGACAACAAGTGaccgcgcggggcgcgggcgcgcggg GTATCAAAAGATTAAGAACAACGCCCTACCACCCGCAGAGCAACGGATTGGTGGAGAGGTTTCACAGGTCCATGAAAAGCTCGCTTAAGGCAAGCTTAGACT
- the LOC133534227 gene encoding uncharacterized protein LOC133534227, whose product MSPTGTPQGGVDIENELKLKDLIKQRGSIRGRLTHFEQFIEELKGIKTDQISEAQFNELNLRSVKIEALFCDFENCQSQIELFHPNVDEQIQEREKTESRFYSGIACAQTLLKLRPINNEDKQSSHSSCSRQDNVNVKLPVIKLPIFDGNYFLWLEFRDTFESLINNNETIPDINKFHYLRSSLEGSAALVIKSIEFSSQNYKVAWDLLCQRYNNKKILINNHLKALFKIEPLTRESHKSLRYLIDLVTKNLRALTTLGQPVDQWDTLIIFMVSSKLDSTTSGKWEEHRNNLSDLPLLDEFIEFLRNRADILETTLANRHEKSVSHIHKDSQPKSEHKGSFTLNEHKGSFTHSKFSKSFLTSSASKPAGFSCPMCSQGHRIIDCESFKSLPIENKWSEALKLKLCTNCLRRGHEARNCKLGECRLCHKKHNTLLHKENNVTQPLPVTTPTVGSSNDLEVVNQPHRALSVRSGRQVMLGTALVKVSNPNTNVDYVARAVLDAGSQSCFITEDLKNKLGLGNPEPDSLDISGIKNIKLSVSDQCDVNVSSLSNQFQVTLNCLVISEITDQLPNLPVDLTQLNLPKNIQLADPEFHQVSDVDMLLGAEIFYEILGSEKISLGTNMPILVNTEFGWIVAGRLSPTHCPKLKAPQKINCFFTKEISEKLTRFWNLEELPEAKAPLSADEEFCEEHFKAHTYRLPDGRFTFQMPLKGTPEMLLGDSYRGAAKRFYTLEKKLNNNPNLKKQYSDFIHEYESLGHLTRIDKPKFGYYLAHFCVLRENSESTKLRVVFDGSMKSASLKSLNDIQYVGPVVQDDLFNILIRFRQHRYVFTADIEKCYRQILIHDSQRNLQLILWREDDTKPLQVLQLNTVSYGTASAPFLSTRCLLQLALECPDPLVSEVIKSDCYMDDILTGADSKETLFHILNGVVGTLNSACFPVHKFRSNCPEIFKDSAVSDNLNLSKQSSVLGVQWTPNIDNLTFAIEPIPKDEIVTKRTILSNTCKIFDPLGLLSACTITLKILLQRLWSIKLTWDEEVPADIKKTWLKLHNDLHALLSVSVPRHVRCSSPVACAIHCFVDASKDAYAACVYVRTTDSSNVITVRLLCAKTRVCPLKVQTIPKLELAAALLGARLVSKVSGALRCSIQEKVFWSDSTVALAWIKTSPKILKTFVCNRVNEIRELTSRDSWRHVPTDKNPADLASRGVAPS is encoded by the coding sequence atgtCTCCAACCGGAACCCCTCAAGGCGGTGTAGatattgaaaatgaattaaagcttaaagatttaattaaacaacGCGGTTCAATTAGAGGTAGATTGACACATTTTGAACAATTTATTGAAGAGTTGAAAGGGATAAAAACTGACCAAATTTCCGAAGCGCAATTTAATGAATTGAATTTGCGAAGCGTAAAAATTGAAGCATTATTCTGTGATTTTGAAAattgtcaaagtcaaatagaACTATTTCATCCTAACGTGGATGAACAAATTCAAGAAAGAGAGAAAACTGAAAGCCGGTTTTACAGTGGTATTGCCTGTGCtcaaacattattaaaattacgaCCCATAAATAATGAGGATAAGCAAAGTTCGCACAGTAGTTGCTCGCGTCAGGATAATGTAAACGTAAAGTTACCAGTTATCAAATTACCGATATTTgatggtaattattttttatggctGGAATTCCGCGATACGTTCGagtcattaataaataataatgaaactaTCCCTGACATAAACAAATTCCATTATTTACGATCGTCCTTAGAAGGGAGCGCGGCACTTGTAATCAAGTCCATTGAATTTTCGTCACAAAATTACAAGGTTGCATGGGATTTGTTATGTCagaggtataataataagaaaattctTATTAATAACCACCTGAAGGCTCTCTTTAAAATAGAACCCTTAACCAGAGAATCTCATAAATCTTTAAGATACTTAATTGACCTTGTGACAAAAAACTTGAGGGCACTGACTACACTTGGTCAGCCAGTTGACCAATGGGATACGCTGATTATATTTATGGTGTCCAGTAAACTGGACTCGACCACCAGTGGTAAGTGGGAGGAGCATAGAAATAATCTCTCCGATTTGCCACTGTTGGATGAATTTATCGAGTTTCTCCGCAATCGAGCGGACATTTTAGAAACTACATTAGCTAATAGACATGAAAAAAGCGTCTCtcatattcataaagatagtcaACCGAAAAGTGAACATAAGGGCTCATTCACGCTGAATGAACATAAAGGCTCATTTACACatagtaaattttcaaaaagttTCCTCACGTCCAGTGCTTCTAAACCAGCAGGTTTCTCGTGTCCAATGTGTAGTCAGGGTCACAGAATCATAGACTGCGAATCATTCAAATCTTTACCGATCGAAAACAAGTGGAGCGAAGCCTTAAAGTTAAAACTTTGCACCAACTGTTTACGACGCGGACATGAAGCACGTAATTGTAAATTAGGAGAATGTAGATTATGTCATAAGAAGCATAATACATTACTACATAAAGAAAATAACGTAACTCAACCCTTGCCTGTGACGACACCCACGGTTGGATCATCAAATGACCTTGAAGTAGTCAACCAACCGCATAGGGCTTTATCAGTCCGTTCAGGTAGGCAGGTTATGCTTGGTACCGCTTTAGTTAAGGTATCCAATCCCAATACAAATGTAGATTATGTAGCTCGCGCTGTCCTTGATGCAGGCAGCCAATCTTGCTTTATTACTGAAGACCTAAAAAACAAACTTGGATTAGGGAATCCTGAACCCGATTCTTTAGACATATCgggcataaaaaatattaaactctcAGTATCCGATCAATGCGACGTAAATGTCAGTTCCCTGTCCAATCAGTTCCAAGTGACGTTAAACTGCTTAGTCATATCTGAAATTACAGATCAGCTGCCTAACTTGCCAGTAGACCTTACTCAACTAAACTTACCAAAAAATATTCAGCTCGCTGATCCTGAATTTCATCAAGTTTCTGATGTTGATATGTTGCTAGGTGCTGAAATATTTTACGAAATATTAGGTTCTGAGAAAATATCTCTGGGCACAAATATGCCCATTCTTGTAAATACAGAGTTCGGCTGGATCGTAGCAGGTCGTTTAAGTCCAACTCATTGCCCTAAGCTTAAAGCCCCACAGAAGATTAATTGCTTTTTTACAAAGGAAATCAGTGAAAAATTAACCAGGTTCTGGAACCTTGAAGAACTTCCTGAAGCCAAAGCTCCCTTGTCAGCTGACGAGGAGTTTTGTGAAGAGCACTTTAAAGCTCATACTTACCGTTTACCAGACGGCAGGTTTACATTTCAGATGCCACTGAAAGGGACACCTGAAATGTTACTAGGCGACTCTTACCGAGGAGCTGCCAAACGATTTTATACCTTagagaaaaagttaaataacaatcCTAATTTGAAAAAACAATATAGTGATTTTATACATGAATATGAGTCTTTAGGTCATCTCACACGAATCGATAAGCCGAAATTCGGTTATTACCTAGCACATTTCTGCGTTTTAAGAGAAAATAGTGAAAGTACCAAATTAAGGGTAGTCTTTGATGGTAGCATGAAAAGCGCCTCTTTAAAGAGCCTAAACGACATACAATATGTAGGCCCTGTGGTGCAAGACGAtcttttcaatattttgatCAGGTTCCGTCAACATAGATATGTTTTTACGGCAGATATAGAAAAATGTTATCGCCAAATCCTAATTCATGATTCGCAACGAAATTTACAGTTAATATTATGGCGCGAAGATGACACAAAGCCTTTGCAAGTGCTTCAATTAAATACTGTCTCCTACGGCACGGCCTCAGCACCGTTCTTAAGCACGCGGTGCCTTTTACAGCTCGCCTTAGAATGCCCGGATCCTTTAGTATCTGAAGTCATTAAAAGTGATTGCTATATGGATGATATCTTAACAGGTGCAGATAGTAAAGAAACTTTGTTTCACATACTCAACGGAGTAGTAGGCACACTTAATTCGGCATGTTTTCCAGTGCATAAATTCCGTAGCAACTGTCCTGAAATATTTAAGGATTCAGCAGTATCTGATAATCTAAACCTAAGTAAACAGTCCAGTGTGTTAGGTGTACAGTGGACACCAAATATTGACAATCTTACCTTTGCGATAGAACCAATTCCTAAAGATGAAATAGTTACAAAGAGAACCATCTTATCTAACACTTGTAAGATATTTGATCCTCTTGGGCTCCTAAGTGCTTGCACTATAACACTTAAAATCTTACTTCAAAGACTGTGGTCTATCAAGTTGACTTGGGATGAGGAGGTACCCGCGGACATTAAGAAAACGTGGCTAAAATTACATAACGACTTGCATGCTTTACTCTCAGTTTCTGTACCTAGACATGTACGATGCTCGTCTCCTGTCGCTTGTGCGATCCATTGTTTTGTAGACGCGTCTAAAGACGCTTACGCGGCGTGCGTATACGTACGCACCACGGATAGTTCAAACGTCATAACTGTCAGATTGCTTTGCGCCAAAACACGAGTCTGTCCCCTTAAAGTTCAGACTATACCGAAACTTGAATTGGCAGCAGCCTTACTGGGCGCGCGACTCGTTTCCAAGGTCAGCGGAGCTCTCCGTTGCTCCATACAGGAAAAGGTTTTCTGGTCCGACTCAACTGTAGCACTTGCCTGGATAAAAACAAGCcctaaaatacttaaaacattCGTGTGTAACAGAGTGAATGAGATTCGTGAGCTTACCTCTAGAGACTCGTGGCGTCATGTGCCTACTGATAAAAATCCCGCTGACCTGGCCTCGAGAGGAGTAGCTCCAAgttag